The following proteins come from a genomic window of Diceros bicornis minor isolate mBicDic1 chromosome 4, mDicBic1.mat.cur, whole genome shotgun sequence:
- the TNFAIP8L2 gene encoding tumor necrosis factor alpha-induced protein 8-like protein 2: MESFSSKSLALQAEKKLLSKMAGRSVVHLFIDDTSSEVLDELYRVSKEYTRSRPQAQRVIKDLIKVAVKVAVLHRSGCFGPSELALADRFRQKLRQGAMTALSFGEVDFTFEAAVLAGLLTECRDMLLELVEHHLTPKSHGRIRHVFDHFSDPGLLTALYGPDFTQHLGKICDGLRKLLDEGKL; encoded by the coding sequence ATGGAGTCCTTCAGCTCAAAGAGTCTCGCACTGCAAGCAGAGAAAAAGCTACTGAGTAAGATGGCAGGTCGGTCTGTGGTTCATCTCTTCATCGATGATACAAGCAGCGAGGTGTTAGATGAGCTCTACCGTGTGTCCAAAGAGTACACACGCAGTCGGCCCCAGGCCCAGCGGGTTATCAAGGACCTGATCAAGGTGGCTGTCAAGGTGGCTGTGCTGCACCGCAGTGGCTGCTTTGGCCCCAGTGAGCTGGCTCTGGCTGACCGTTTTCGCCAAAAGTTGCGGCAAGGTGCCATGACAGCGCTCAGCTTTGGTGAGGTGGACTTCACCTTCGAGGCTGCCGTGCTGGCCGGCCTGCTGACTGAGTGCCGGGAtatgctgctggagctggtggagCACCACCTCACCCCCAAGTCACACGGCCGCATCCGCCACGTGTTCGATCACTTCTCTGATCCGGGCCTGCTCACGGCCCTCTATGGGCCTGACTTCACTCAGCACCTTGGCAAGATCTGTGATGGTCTCAGGAAGCTGCTAGATGAGGGGAAGCTCTGA
- the LYSMD1 gene encoding lysM and putative peptidoglycan-binding domain-containing protein 1 yields MASPSRQAPFGGSGLLQGSRARSYGSLVQSACSPVRERRLEHQLAPGDTLAGLALKYGVTMEQIKRANRLYTNDSIFLKKTLYIPILTEPRDLFNGLDSEEEKDREEEVQPNKHGVWPHSTERKKQEMGSGRATGEVLPTPGQERPTPIHDLSASDFLKKLDSQISLSKKAAAQKLKKGESGVPGEDSGHHLSSPRMQQRAVLGPVPLTQTSRTRTLRDQEDEIFKL; encoded by the exons ATGGCTTCTCCCTCTAGACAAGCCCCCTTCGGAGGGTCAGGACTGCTTCAAGGGAGCCGGGCTCGTTCTTATGGAAGCCTGGTGCAGTCTGCCTGCTCCCCAGTGAGGGAAAGACGCTTGGAGCATCAGTTGGCGCCCGGAGACACCCTAGCTGGACTAGCACTCAAATACGGGGTGACG atggaacAGATAAAGCGTGCAAACCGCCTTTATACCAATGACTCCATCTTCCTGAAGAAAACCCTCTACATCCCCATCCTGACAGAGCCCAGAGACCTGTTCAATGGTTTGgattctgaggaagagaaagatagaGAGGAAGAAGTACAGCCAAATAAGCATGGAGTTTGGCCACACTCCACTGAGAGGAAGAAACAGGAGATGGGTTCAGGACGTGCCACTggtgaagtccttcccacacctGGCCAGGAACGCCCCACTCCCATCCATGACCTCTCTGCCTCTGATTTCCTTAAGAAGCTTGATTCACAGATCAGCCTGTCAAAGAAGGCTGCTGCCCAGAAGCTGAAAAAAGGGGAAAGTGG GGTACCTGGGGAGGATTCAGGTCATCACCTGAGCTCCCCTCGGATGCAGCAACGAGCAGTCCTAGGTCCTGTGCCGCTGACCCAGACCTCTCGGACCCGGACACTTCGGGACCAGGAGGATGAAATCTTCAAACTCTGA
- the SCNM1 gene encoding sodium channel modifier 1 isoform X1 codes for MSFKREGDDWSQLNVLKKRRVGDLLASYIPEDEALMLRDGRFACAICPHRPVLDTLAMLTAHRAGKKHLSSLQLFYGKKQPGKGMEQNPRQQNELRREETKAEAPLLTQTRLITQSALHRAPHYNSCSRRKYRPEVPRSSVSHSPLPPPEVELQSGQISRELEPGAGLQAKESATVSSPAPMSPKRRRALDHYLTLRSSGWIPDGRGRWVKDENVEFDSDEEEPPDIPLD; via the exons ATGTCTTTCAAGAGGGAAGGGGACGATTGGAGTCAACTCAATGTGCTCAAA AAACGAAGAGTCGGGGACCTGCTGGCCAGTTATATCCCAGAGGACGAGGCGCTGATGCTACGGGATGGACG ATTTGCTTGTGCCATCTGTCCCCACCGACCTGTACTGGACACCTTGGCCATGCTAACTGCCCACCGTGCAGGCAAGAAACATCTGTCCA GCCTGCAGCTTTTCTATGGCAAGAAGCAGCCAGGAAAGGGAATGGAGCAGAATCCAAGACAGCAGAATGAATTGAGGAGAGAAGAGACCAAAGCTGAG GCTCCTCTGTTAACCCAGACTCGACTTATCACCCAGAGTGCTCTGCACAGAGCTCCTCACTATAACAGTTGCAGCCGCCGGAAGTACAG ACCAGAAGTCCCTCGTTCTTCCGTCTCCCATTCCCCTTTGCCACCCCCAGAGGTTGAACTCCAAAGTGGGCAGATCAGTAGAGAACTTGAGCCTGGGGCTGGCCTACAGGCCAAGGAGTCAGCAACTGTCTCATCCCCTGCACCTATGAGCCCCAAGAGAAGACGAGCCTTGGACCATTACCTCACCCTTCGAAG CTCTGGATGGATCCCAGATGGACGAGGTCGATGGGTAAAAGATGAGAATGTTGAATTTGACTCTGATGAGGAGGAACCCCCTGACATCCCCTTGGACTGA
- the SCNM1 gene encoding sodium channel modifier 1 isoform X2, translating to MLRDGRFACAICPHRPVLDTLAMLTAHRAGKKHLSSLQLFYGKKQPGKGMEQNPRQQNELRREETKAEAPLLTQTRLITQSALHRAPHYNSCSRRKYRPEVPRSSVSHSPLPPPEVELQSGQISRELEPGAGLQAKESATVSSPAPMSPKRRRALDHYLTLRSSGWIPDGRGRWVKDENVEFDSDEEEPPDIPLD from the exons ATGCTACGGGATGGACG ATTTGCTTGTGCCATCTGTCCCCACCGACCTGTACTGGACACCTTGGCCATGCTAACTGCCCACCGTGCAGGCAAGAAACATCTGTCCA GCCTGCAGCTTTTCTATGGCAAGAAGCAGCCAGGAAAGGGAATGGAGCAGAATCCAAGACAGCAGAATGAATTGAGGAGAGAAGAGACCAAAGCTGAG GCTCCTCTGTTAACCCAGACTCGACTTATCACCCAGAGTGCTCTGCACAGAGCTCCTCACTATAACAGTTGCAGCCGCCGGAAGTACAG ACCAGAAGTCCCTCGTTCTTCCGTCTCCCATTCCCCTTTGCCACCCCCAGAGGTTGAACTCCAAAGTGGGCAGATCAGTAGAGAACTTGAGCCTGGGGCTGGCCTACAGGCCAAGGAGTCAGCAACTGTCTCATCCCCTGCACCTATGAGCCCCAAGAGAAGACGAGCCTTGGACCATTACCTCACCCTTCGAAG CTCTGGATGGATCCCAGATGGACGAGGTCGATGGGTAAAAGATGAGAATGTTGAATTTGACTCTGATGAGGAGGAACCCCCTGACATCCCCTTGGACTGA
- the TMOD4 gene encoding tropomodulin-4 isoform X2 has translation MSSYQKELEKYRDIDEDEILRTLSPEELEQLDCELQEMDPENMLLPAGLRQRDQTKKSPTGPLDREALLQYLEQQALEVKERDDLVPFTGEKKGKPYIQPKREIPVQEQITLEPELEEALAHATDAEMCDIAAILGMYTLMSNKQYYDAICSGEICNTEGISSVVQPDKYKPVPDEPPNPTNIEEILKSVRSNDKELEEVNLNNIQDIPIPMLTELCEAMKTNTHVRSFSLVATRSGDPIANAVADMLRENRSLQSLNIESNFISRTGLMAVLKAVRENATLAELRVDNQRQWPGDAVEMEMATMLEQCPSIVRFGYHFTQQGPRARAAQAMTRNNELRRQQKKR, from the exons ATGTCATCATATCAGAAGGAATTGGAGAAATACAGAGACATAGATGAAGATGAGATCCTAAGGACCTTGAGCCCTGAGGAGCTAGAGCAGCTGGACTGCGAGCTACAGGAGATGGACCCCGAG AACatgctcctgccagctggacTAAGACAACGTGACCAGACAAAGAAGAGCCCAACAGGGCCACTGGACCGAGAGGCCCTTTTGCAGTACCTGGAGCAGCAGGCACTAGAGGTCAAAGAGCGTGATGACTTGGTGCCCTTCACAGGCGAGAAGAAAG GGAAACCCTATATTCAGCCCAAGAGGGAAATTCCAGTACAGGAGCAGATCACTCTGGAGCCTGAGCTGGAAGAGGCACTGGCCCATGCCACAGATGCTGAAATGTGTGATATTGCAG CAATTCTTGGCATGTACACACTGATGAGCAACAAGCAATACTATGATGCCATCTGCAGCGGAGAAATCTGTAATACTGAAGGCATTAGCA GTGTGGTGCAGCCGGACAAGTATAAGCCAGTGCCAGATGAGCCCCCAAATCCCACAAACATTGAGGAGATACTAAAGAGTGTTCGAAGCAATGACAAAGAGCTGGAGGAGGTGAACCTCAATAATATACAG GACATCCCGATACCCATGCTAACTGAGCTGTGTGAGGCAATGAAGACAAATACTCATGTCCGGAGCTTCAGTCTGGTGGCCACAAGGAGTGGTGACCCCATTGCCAAT GCGGTGGCTGACATGTTGCGTGAGAATCGTAGCCTCCAGAGCCTGAACATTGAATCCAACTTCATTAGCCGCACAGGGCTCATGGCTGTGCTGAAGGCAGTTCGGGAAAATGCCACACTCGCTGAGCTCCGTGTAGACAACCAG CGCCAGTGGCCTGGTGAtgcagtggagatggagatggcCACCATGCTTGAACAGTGCCCTTCCATTGTCCGCTTTGGCTACCACTTTACACAGCAGGGGCCACGAGCTCGGGCAGCCCAGGCCATGACCCGAAACAATGAACTAC GTCGccagcaaaaaaagagataa
- the TMOD4 gene encoding tropomodulin-4 isoform X1, whose amino-acid sequence MSSYQKELEKYRDIDEDEILRTLSPEELEQLDCELQEMDPEVGAPAEKTRGSPQAFGKGAGPWVAETRVTYRAWSPKRAREKVSGDVLGSPGGTPGQRGDLTCSLKLIPKNMLLPAGLRQRDQTKKSPTGPLDREALLQYLEQQALEVKERDDLVPFTGEKKGKPYIQPKREIPVQEQITLEPELEEALAHATDAEMCDIAAILGMYTLMSNKQYYDAICSGEICNTEGISSVVQPDKYKPVPDEPPNPTNIEEILKSVRSNDKELEEVNLNNIQDIPIPMLTELCEAMKTNTHVRSFSLVATRSGDPIANAVADMLRENRSLQSLNIESNFISRTGLMAVLKAVRENATLAELRVDNQRQWPGDAVEMEMATMLEQCPSIVRFGYHFTQQGPRARAAQAMTRNNELRRQQKKR is encoded by the exons ATGTCATCATATCAGAAGGAATTGGAGAAATACAGAGACATAGATGAAGATGAGATCCTAAGGACCTTGAGCCCTGAGGAGCTAGAGCAGCTGGACTGCGAGCTACAGGAGATGGACCCCGAGGTAGGGGCTCCAGCAGAGAAAACCAGGGGCAGTCCCCAGGCATTTGGGAAGGGTGCGGGGCCCTGGGTGGCTGAGACCAGGGTGACCTACAGGGCCTGGAGTCCCAAGAGGGCCAGGGAAAAGGTATCTGGAGATGTTTTAGGGAGCCCTGGAGGTACCCCAGGTCAGAGGGGAGATCTGACTTGCTCCCTAAAACTCATCCCTAAGAACatgctcctgccagctggacTAAGACAACGTGACCAGACAAAGAAGAGCCCAACAGGGCCACTGGACCGAGAGGCCCTTTTGCAGTACCTGGAGCAGCAGGCACTAGAGGTCAAAGAGCGTGATGACTTGGTGCCCTTCACAGGCGAGAAGAAAG GGAAACCCTATATTCAGCCCAAGAGGGAAATTCCAGTACAGGAGCAGATCACTCTGGAGCCTGAGCTGGAAGAGGCACTGGCCCATGCCACAGATGCTGAAATGTGTGATATTGCAG CAATTCTTGGCATGTACACACTGATGAGCAACAAGCAATACTATGATGCCATCTGCAGCGGAGAAATCTGTAATACTGAAGGCATTAGCA GTGTGGTGCAGCCGGACAAGTATAAGCCAGTGCCAGATGAGCCCCCAAATCCCACAAACATTGAGGAGATACTAAAGAGTGTTCGAAGCAATGACAAAGAGCTGGAGGAGGTGAACCTCAATAATATACAG GACATCCCGATACCCATGCTAACTGAGCTGTGTGAGGCAATGAAGACAAATACTCATGTCCGGAGCTTCAGTCTGGTGGCCACAAGGAGTGGTGACCCCATTGCCAAT GCGGTGGCTGACATGTTGCGTGAGAATCGTAGCCTCCAGAGCCTGAACATTGAATCCAACTTCATTAGCCGCACAGGGCTCATGGCTGTGCTGAAGGCAGTTCGGGAAAATGCCACACTCGCTGAGCTCCGTGTAGACAACCAG CGCCAGTGGCCTGGTGAtgcagtggagatggagatggcCACCATGCTTGAACAGTGCCCTTCCATTGTCCGCTTTGGCTACCACTTTACACAGCAGGGGCCACGAGCTCGGGCAGCCCAGGCCATGACCCGAAACAATGAACTAC GTCGccagcaaaaaaagagataa